In Camelina sativa cultivar DH55 chromosome 17, Cs, whole genome shotgun sequence, the genomic stretch GTATAATCTTCTTGGTTagtccatttatattttttcttgtaaacgGTAAACATCTATTCTTGTTCAGACGGACATGGGGACTTTATTTACCAATAGAGACAGATCcccaaaaacaacaaaggaGAGCTTAAAAGAATTCTATTATCGTCCACCCCCGGCACTTCTGTTCCATGACAAGTAAGATGGATCTCCCAATTGCCTGaacacataaataaaacataacatatatagttttgtgCTATGTAGACTCTTTAAAGACTCTCTATGCCGTTTTTATCACAACAGTctgaaaaaaacagagcatctTCTAAATGACATGTAGCATTGTAGAAAATGTGACATACCTTGGTTTTGCTAGATACAAGACGGAGAAGAAAACAGCCAAGAACAAGCATATGCTACCAACAGTCAAATACGCAATCCCAAGGAAATCATTCCTCCCACCAAGCCAGCTTGTGGTAGATAGCACAAGCTTCTTCTTTCCATCGAAGCTATAAGTGTTGTAATTATTCTGCAACAAGACCTTTATTGTATCTCCAGCTTGAAGATCAGTGTCTATTTTACCATACAGCTTTCTAAATGTTGGTAAAGCTGCAGTTCGCATCCACACAATTAGGTCTTCTTGCTCACTCAACTGCCAGAAACATACATATTTAGCAAAATTATACATCATCTGAATTATGATTAAAGATAATGCTTACTGGTTATGGACTCCAAGCAACAAGATCACAGTGAGTTGTGAGTAGATGGCTTCTTATCTCTTATAGTCATATATcacttaagattttttttgttatttaagatGTGTCTCAACTCAGTAAAATAACTTACTGGAACATGTTGATCAAGACTTTTACCGCCGATGGGAGATCCTTTCTGGAAGTTTTTTGGGAAGACATTTTTACCAAACTTTGATTCTCTATCACTCTTCCATGAGATACCTTTCTTATTCACAGGgatattttggttatttctaCTGAAGTCATAAGTATCATTGAACAAACTCCAAGCAACAAGACCACAAGGAACAATAGGTTCACCACCAATAGTGTCTTCAGGCGCACATGACttcacatcatcttcatcttttgGACTTCTCAATTGTCCATCTTGTCGACTTTTCACATACCTGCAATTtgcaaaaacatcaaataaagtATTACTGTCTGAAAATATTTGAAGGCCTTGTGCAGATGTTTTCTGTTTCGTAAAAAATGTGATGTGTAATATTGGAATCTTGTTCGTATGCACCAATCATGTTCAGAGAGGTGTTAGTATGATGAAGACTAATAGTGAGATGTTACCGTCGATGATTTTGGTAAAAGTTCTCAAGCTGGTAATATATATAGACAGGATTCTTCATAGTTTTAGTTACCTATCAAACATACATGAaacattaattataagaaaaggGCTGTGAAAGAGAGCTaattaaggaagaagaatataACAAGAACTGAAGATGATAATAAGTGTATCTACCATGATTGTTCTGTTACACCTCTTATCTTCTAAGCCCTGTATATATCTGACTTTGTTGTCTCTAGATGATAAAGGAATGCAGTCTGTGTCATATCTATCAACAATTTCAGTGACCTGatcatgtcataaaaataatcACAAGTCATATTcacaaaataagaaataaatgaaGCTGCAAAGTGAGAAAACTGAAAAGACTAATAAACATACACCCTGAGAAGCAAATAGGCAAATCACTCCAAGAGGAATAAAGACAACTCCTGAGACAAGAAAAGTCAGAATCACCTGCATATAAGATaggcagaaagaaaaaaaaaaaaaaaaaaagatactttaaactataataaaacaTTGGAAATTGTACGACATAAGAATGTTACATTGTACTATGAGTTATTGAAGCATTTACCCATTTGGGAGTAAGAATTGGTTTGCATGCTGGAAGCTCCTGTTGGGTAAATCTTGAATCTGATGAGGAAAAATTTTCCAACAGATTCGGTTTTTTAGTTTACAAATTCTAGGAAACTTATCttaagaagagagaaatcaTAAGGTATTACACTGTTGGGAGTTACACCAATCcaacaaacacataaataaataggTTACAACTGCACCTTGTTAAATTGTTTACAAGCACCCATTTGTGTGTGTACTAGATTAATATCAGTAATCTGAATTTATCCCTATATGATAGATATATCTGTATGCATCTGTAAATTATCAGTCATTCTCATATTGATAGATGCTTTATGATTAAAATCACATTGAGGAATATGATAAGCGAGCTAGATGTAGCAATTAGCAACATTTCAAAGAGgggttttttctttatattctttttcctATACGCAAATAAATTCCcttcgagaaaaaaaaaacatagaagaattGATCAATTACAACAATTACATAGGTGGAAACTGTTAAGGCATTCAAGAACACTAGGTACAATCCCAACGTACACATTTTATCAAATCCGCAAAagaaaatggaacaaaaaaactgaaaagtaaCCGCAAATGACAAAatgtatataacaaaaattgGGGAATAGAAGATCATAATAGATTACATTTTGGACGCTTTGAGGTGTTTTTGGTAGCAGAAGCCTCAGCGGATCTACCGCCTAAGGCAATTGAGGACGTCGCAGATGAGCTCATAGTTGGTTACGATGAAAAATGacaaggagaaaaacaaaaacaaaaattaaaaaatccgtatatctttatttttatttttttcaaaataaaatttgttttctagattttttttttttttttttttttttttttttttttttttttttttttttttttttttttttttttttttttttttttttttttttttttttttttttttttttttttttttttttttttttttttttttttttttttttttttttttttttttttttttttttttttttttttttttttttttttttttttttttgtatatcttaaataatttttttttgacaacaacatATGTTTGAGTCGATTTGATTTGAACTGGAATTATGACATAGTAAGTAACAATACATATGTACACAcactaaacatttttttactaGATTACGGTTTTGGTCAAGCTGATCATAAAAACTGTGTCCTTTCCAAATTACTTAGAAATGAGTCCATCTAACAAGAAAACTTGGATTCGCGACATGATGATTGATGACAACTAACATAGAATAAATCCATGGCATGTGAACGGATCCGATCGATGTAGGCCTTTAAAATAAAGGGTCTGATTggtaaccaaaaacaaagcgGTACAAATGtgcagttttgattttttaccaatcacaaaaactttactaaacattttattaaaatttttactctCAGCTTTATTGTACCGCTTTCATGTACAGTTCTTTCttacagctttgcactattCCATAAAAGCTTACAGCTCCAGCTTACAGATTTTCTGTACAGTTTTGGAtacgttaccaatcagacccaaaatcatcatttcaatgtacatatatataattagttgtGGTTGGTAGAAATAAAATATAGCCTcgtgttacaaaaaaataagaataaaaaaccATTATAACTACTTTCTTACTTGCTCTTGTCCTATCCTGTCTTTCGCTTTTCGATATGACAAAGGCATATAGAGTAATTGACGccaaaataaaagcaaaaaattgattatttttaagcAGGATCGGTCATGGAAGACCACCAAcctaattttctatatataaggaCTAAAAGAGAACATAAATCtaatcctttttcttaaaaaaaaaaaaaaagagaatataaacataaatttgaCTAGAATATGTCATGAGTGTTATTAATAACGTTCAACACGTTCATTTTTTAtcctttgttttgttattggtttgattttataattttagtatGCTTTCATGTTATTTATCCTCTTTTTACAATGGAACCATGTATAGGTATGCTTAATTGTGTAACTCAAACTTTCATTGTGAAATGAATATTTAtatcttcatatataaaaaaaacacacgtaaacattttttttactcagCGTGATAGACGGGAGATTATATAAAAGTGAAACAACAAATCAGCTATCACACATGCATTCACACTCTTCCCAAATCAGTTATATCATACTTTTGACTTCGTGGACCCAAGCTTCAcatgttaaaatatttataacaattacAAATTACACATGGTATGGTCTATAAATTTGAGATTTGCATATAATAGAAACGCAGATTTCGACTTCAGACTTAGTTGATAAGAATGGTCGAATGAGAGTAAACCTATAGTCAAACTctaaaaaaagcaaacacagaccaaaaaaagaagctaGAAACAAGACGATCATGGCAAATCCATGAGAACCATTGTTGTCTCATCTTGTCGATGATTCTGAAGTCAACAACAAAACCAGATCAGAAGAATTGACTTTTGACAATGTCGTCGAACAGAGCTTATCTGATTTCGGATTCTGGCAACTTTTCCAGATATCACTCGTTGGGCTTGCTTTGCTCTTCGATGCTCAGCAGATATTCATCACCGTCTACACAGATGCATATCCCACGTGGCATTGTCTTAACCACACGATCTGCGATCCTTCGGCTTCCGACATCTGCAAGCTTCCAAGATCAGCCTGGGAATGGGACGGTGGTTTCAAGGGCAAGTCCATCATTTCAGAATTTGGCCTCGAGTGCTCGAGCTCATTACTCAGAGGTATGCCTAGTTCTTCTTTCTACATTGGTGCCATTGTTGGTGGTTTCTTCCTAGCTTTGATCCCAGACGATTCCTTGGGTCGTAAGAAACTAGTTCTGCTCTCTACCTTTACAATGTCAATCACTTCAATCTTTGCTACCTTCTCAACCAATGTATGGATTTATGCATCCCTAAAGTTTATCATCGGATTCGCGCGATCACAGACCTGGTCGTACGCGCTAGTCCTCATCAGTGAGCGTGTCTCCACCAGATGGAGACCAAGAGCTACGATGCTTCCGTTTACCCTATtcgttttagggtttatgtCCTTGTCTGGAATAGCTTACCTTGCACAACATTCTTCATGGAGATATCTATATCTATACACATCCGTTCCAGCAATAAGCTATTGTATCTTCATCTACCTCTTTGCACTCGAATCGCCTCGGTGGCTTCACATGCAAGGAAAGGacaaagaagccattgacgttcTCACAAAGATGTCACCTAAGAACAGAGCTTATCTGGAATCAGTGATTTCTAAGTTACCCCTGGAGCAAGAAAGCCATGCACAAGTGCCAACGTACTCGATTAAGGACTTTTTCTTCCGAAGATGGGCTTTTCGGAGGATTTCTGTTGTTATGATCATAATGTTTGGGTTGGGAATATCGTACTACGGTGTTCCTTTAGCAGCTAGAGACATAGACGTCAACATCTACTTGAGTGAAACCCTAAACGCATTGGTGGAGTTGCCTACTTTCGTAATCACTCCAATCTTATTAGAGAGATTCAACAGAAGAAGCTCTATTCTAATCAATACCTTGCTCGGTGGGGCATCGGGAGTGCTTTGTTTCCTTCTCAGCATTCTCGGACAAACCGAGATCGCGTTTGCGTTCGAACTCGCAACATTCTTCTGCGCTAGGATCGGATTTAACCTTATGGCTGTGTTTATGGTTGAAATGTTTCCGACTTGTGTGAGAAGTTCAGCAACGATGATGTTTCAACAGGCTCTAGTTGTTGGAGGAGCTTGTTGTCCGTTAATTGCGTCCATTGGAAGAGACATACACATACCGTCAGTATCGTTTGCGGTTTTCGGAACTGCAATGTCCGGTTTaggattgtttgttttgattcttcCCGAGACAAAAGGTTTGAGTCTCTGTGATACGATGGAAGCAGTGCCGGCTTAACTAGGTGGGCGGGCAGTGTGACCGCCCCGGGTACATAAATTAAAGGGGCATATACGTATAAGAAAAAgggcacaaaaagaaaaaattgtaagttaaaagaggtacaaaaaaaaatttgtaagttaaaggggcacaaaaaaaaaattgtaagctAGAAagggacacaaaaaaaaattatatgaaccaaagagaaccaaaaaaataattagtaagtTTTTCTATAGGTTAaggggcattttttttttagtttgcccAGGAgcatgtaatatgtttaagccgGCACTGGATGGAAGAGCAAGAAAAGAGAGATCAAGTCGTAAACACTAGCCATTGTTGCTGAGTTTATGAGTTTGGTTAGCTTATTAATACATTCTCCAATCTCATATGTTTCCAATTATGTGATGTAtgtgttgatttttttataagggcaaaaataaatgaattgaaGGGGAAAAACTAAAGAGTATTTTTGCTATTCATCTACAAAACTGTCAAATGAGTCTCTATGTCTTTTGACTACTAATACAGAAGAATTTACATCCATATTTGATGAAGCCAAGAAATCTCCGACCGTTCCTAATTCCGGACACTCTTCCCAATCGTTCATTCCCGACGTCATCGGGcaatctcctctgtttctccccACCACAAACAGTGAATACATCTCTCCTATATCTCTCAGAATCGTCAGCGTCTGCAATCCGTTGCTCACTCGCTTCTCTATGAATCCAACTTGCCCCGTCGTTACAAATCTATCAAGACAAATAATAAACCATCCCGTAAACGAAAAAACACAATGCATATATCTGATGAAGATAAGAGACAGAAACAGAGTATACTTACTCTATACTTGTAGGGACATTATTTTAGAAACAGAGTACTATTAATGCCAAAAACAGAGCATTTGAAGGAACAAAGTAAACGTAGAAACAGAGTATTTGTAAGGTACCTGTTATAGAATTCCTCTAAGAAGATTCGATCAGTTTCGTCTTCGGTCTGATCTTTACTAACAATCTCCAAGAATACTTCGTTGTTCTCCTTGGTCACCGCGTCTCCAACAAGTTTCTCTGTCTTTGAGTCATCCGCGACAAACTGTATGACCGTGAGGTGAATCTGAGAGTTGTTGGTAAGCCACTTGCACAAGGACAAGGCCTCACGATCATCAGGACCACCAAAGAACAATGCCACAACGTGTTGTACCGAATCACCCCCATGAAGCTGGTGAAACCCGGTTATGTTTCTATCCACAAAGATACCAATCGAACACTGAGCTTGCTTTAGAACCTTCCGGTTCATGTGTCGAAAAACTTCCCCATCATTCGTTGTTTTGCCGTCGATCCTCTGGTGTTTATGGAAGGGAAGAAGCACGATGGAGACACGTAGATCTTCAGTGGCGTTACAGATCTCTTCGTGCATGTTCTCCATCTGCGCCACGAGTTTGACCTGCCGGATCATGATATTTCTGTCTTTAGTAAACGAATCGATCGAGTCGTTTATCTCTAGTCCTTCGTTAGTACCGAACTCATCGTCTCCACCGTTGGAGTTTCCTGCATCTTCGTCTAATTCGTGGTACAACAGTTCTGTTTTCCGCTTCTTCGGGAGGGGTATGAGGTGCATAAGATAAGGCGTAAACGGCGAAGGCGAAACTCCAGGAGAGCAGCCACTTAGAGCAGAGACTAAAGAGATCGATCCACGAGCATGACGAACGCCGTAGACACAAGTCAACACTCGTAGCTCCTCTTTAGTATCAAAAAACTCGAGCGATGTATTTTTGTGTGCAAAACTTTTTGCTTGCGTTCTAAGCAACAAAGACGTCATAATTCCGCTAAACAATGTCATGATCACCAGAGAAGCAACGAACATGTCATGAACTATCGGAGTAAACCATTTCTACAAAGAGTAAATCAATAACACGGAGATGAAGATTTTAGTAACTGACTTGAAAAAGTactaaattaagtaaaatttcATAGTTTGTTGTAATACCTTGTAAACCAAGTTAGAGTCTAGAAGAACAAGACCGACATGACCTTTGACGGAAAGAATGGTTGACAAGAAAAGCCAATACCGCCTTGGGATCTTAAGGAATGAACAAGCGCATAACACTCCTAGAAGCTTCCCCAGTAGGCTTAGAGCTACTGTCATGCCGAGGACGAGGTAATGGCGTTTGGTTAACGAGTTGACGCTGAATCTAAACCCGATGTAACCAAAGTAAACCGGAAGAACAAACTCGTGAATCGGGTAACTCAACCGGTTGATCAACGTTCGGTAAGTTTTCCCTTCTCTCGGAAACATTAGTCCgatgaaaaacacaaaaaccgtGGAGTTTAAGTTGCTGGATTCGATGGTTAACGCGATGATTAAAATAAGGATGATGAAAGCAAGCGTTTCAGCTTTGGAGAGATATTTCTCTTTAGGGTTTCTCTTTGGGAGCCATGAAGCTAAGAATCTATTAATCAAGATTATAACTCCGGTGGCAAATGAGTAGAGAAAGATATCGCCGGTCATAGTACCCGAGATGAAAGAAACGACGACTGTGTAGAGGAATATGTTACTTATCTCGATGAACAATCCGCATGAGATTGCTAGCCGTCCAATCTCGGATGTGTGGAGTTTCCAGTCTATGATAGAACGTATGACGACAGGAGCTGCCGTATTGGACAAGGTAACGAGGAATGCTAAGTAAAATGTTAAGAAATCATCTTTGATCTGAATGAACTTGATGAGAAACCAGAGGAAAGGGAGCCAGATGACGCCAGAACTGAGTAAGGAGCATAACGTTATGACGATGGAGTTCTTCAAATTCCGTTTCATGAAATCAAGATCGATCTCGAGACCGATCAAGAACATGAAACCTGTTCGTAAAAGGAATGAGAAAAATATGTAATAGCTTGCTGAGTCTTTTTGGAGGAAAAACTCGTGGACTTTGcgtataattgtgagcaaactCAACACAATCCCAGCCTGaacaaaattaatcaaactGTCAGTTCTTTTAGaacatttacaaattaaaatatcaaatttccTGAAACTACTTCTTTCTAgtgaatttcaaaaataactcTTTTGcaatactattttttaaaaatacccgcTCTttcaaactttaccaaaaaatccactaaaaatttgcaaattttcataatttgtgtgtaaacttataaaaatatacacaaattataattatatgtgtgtaaattttttaatatattttataaatataatataaaaactttttaaaaacggtttaaaaatcttttaaaaaccttgtaaacttttttaaaaccttttacaatgttttaagACTTTATAAATGTTTGGATCTAGTCTAGAGGTAGTAATTATTATCTAGAAGTATCTTGTGAACCGcatcaaactttataatttttcatatttaaaaagatgtatttttaaaaatggatagatgaaagagatatttttgaaaaggagtaCACCAAAAGggatatttctcaaaaatttctTGATTCTTTAGTATCTTTTGTAACTTTTTGATTATGTAAGGAGTTTTCCCATTTTTCActgttttggttgattaatatttttgttttttaaaaaagaaatctcaTTAATATCCGCTCTTAATATCCTCGTGTTTCTTGCACTACAGGTTACTCTCAGGGTTTAAGTGCACATTCGTAAATTGTGAATagtttcaaaagaaaatttgtggACTTGATAGATTCTCAAATATCAATTAGAAAAGTAGAGAAAGAACTCAACAA encodes the following:
- the LOC104755953 gene encoding putative ALA-interacting subunit 4, coding for MSSSATSSIALGGRSAEASATKNTSKRPKYSRFTQQELPACKPILTPKWVILTFLVSGVVFIPLGVICLFASQGVTEIVDRYDTDCIPLSSRDNKVRYIQGLEDKRCNRTIMVTKTMKNPVYIYYQLENFYQNHRRYVKSRQDGQLRSPKDEDDVKSCAPEDTIGGEPIVPCGLVAWSLFNDTYDFSRNNQNIPVNKKGISWKSDRESKFGKNVFPKNFQKGSPIGGKSLDQHVPLSEQEDLIVWMRTAALPTFRKLYGKIDTDLQAGDTIKVLLQNNYNTYSFDGKKKLVLSTTSWLGGRNDFLGIAYLTVGSICLFLAVFFSVLYLAKPRQLGDPSYLSWNRSAGGGR
- the LOC104755955 gene encoding LOW QUALITY PROTEIN: organic cation/carnitine transporter 6-like (The sequence of the model RefSeq protein was modified relative to this genomic sequence to represent the inferred CDS: substituted 1 base at 1 genomic stop codon); its protein translation is MANPXEPLLSHLVDDSEVNNKTRSEELTFDNVVEQSLSDFGFWQLFQISLVGLALLFDAQQIFITVYTDAYPTWHCLNHTICDPSASDICKLPRSAWEWDGGFKGKSIISEFGLECSSSLLRGMPSSSFYIGAIVGGFFLALIPDDSLGRKKLVLLSTFTMSITSIFATFSTNVWIYASLKFIIGFARSQTWSYALVLISERVSTRWRPRATMLPFTLFVLGFMSLSGIAYLAQHSSWRYLYLYTSVPAISYCIFIYLFALESPRWLHMQGKDKEAIDVLTKMSPKNRAYLESVISKLPLEQESHAQVPTYSIKDFFFRRWAFRRISVVMIIMFGLGISYYGVPLAARDIDVNIYLSETLNALVELPTFVITPILLERFNRRSSILINTLLGGASGVLCFLLSILGQTEIAFAFELATFFCARIGFNLMAVFMVEMFPTCVRSSATMMFQQALVVGGACCPLIASIGRDIHIPSVSFAVFGTAMSGLGLFVLILPETKGLSLCDTMEAVPA
- the LOC104755956 gene encoding cation/H(+) antiporter 1 gives rise to the protein MDPKMLFCLPEGDALFNPLNTMFIQMACILVFSQFFYLFLKPCGQAGPVAQILAGIVLSLLTIIRKVHEFFLQKDSASYYIFFSFLLRTGFMFLIGLEIDLDFMKRNLKNSIVITLCSLLSSGVIWLPFLWFLIKFIQIKDDFLTFYLAFLVTLSNTAAPVVIRSIIDWKLHTSEIGRLAISCGLFIEISNIFLYTVVVSFISGTMTGDIFLYSFATGVIILINRFLASWLPKRNPKEKYLSKAETLAFIILILIIALTIESSNLNSTVFVFFIGLMFPREGKTYRTLINRLSYPIHEFVLPVYFGYIGFRFSVNSLTKRHYLVLGMTVALSLLGKLLGVLCACSFLKIPRRYWLFLSTILSVKGHVGLVLLDSNLVYKKWFTPIVHDMFVASLVIMTLFSGIMTSLLLRTQAKSFAHKNTSLEFFDTKEELRVLTCVYGVRHARGSISLVSALSGCSPGVSPSPFTPYLMHLIPLPKKRKTELLYHELDEDAGNSNGGDDEFGTNEGLEINDSIDSFTKDRNIMIRQVKLVAQMENMHEEICNATEDLRVSIVLLPFHKHQRIDGKTTNDGEVFRHMNRKVLKQAQCSIGIFVDRNITGFHQLHGGDSVQHVVALFFGGPDDREALSLCKWLTNNSQIHLTVIQFVADDSKTEKLVGDAVTKENNEVFLEIVSKDQTEDETDRIFLEEFYNRFVTTGQVGFIEKRVSNGLQTLTILRDIGEMYSLFVVGRNRGDCPMTSGMNDWEECPELGTVGDFLASSNMDVNSSVLVVKRHRDSFDSFVDE